Sequence from the Methanosarcina siciliae T4/M genome:
ATAAAATGCCTCTCCTGAAGAATAAAATTAGTCCAGGGGGTCCTCGGGAGGGGCATCGGAAATCATAACCACTTTAACTTTTTCGGGGTCGACTTCTACAGCAGGCATAAGATATCCGCCTTTATTGATATCGGAACAGGGAAAGGCTTTACATTTAACGTATTCAAAAGGCTTCATTTCCGGTTCACTTCGGGTATATTGATATCAAAAGCTTTGCTTTGCAAGAATTGCAGGTTGTCTTTAAGGGACCGTAAAAGATAGATTTGCAGCAAAGAAAAAGAGAGAAAAACAGGAATAGAGAGAAATAACATGAGGGTCTTGATGTGACCCATAAGGCCCGATCCACAATTTAATGTAGTTCTTTACTCAGTCAAGTTATGCTTATTTAAGTTATGCTTATTTAAGTCATTACTCAGTCAAGTTATGCCTATTTAAGTTACTTATTTAAGTCATTACTCAGTCAAGTTACTACTTAAGTCAAGTCATTACCTATTTAAGTTACATACTTCCTTTGTACGTCTTCTTCATAGATCTGGGACTGACCTTATGGATCAATCTATTATATGTTGTTACAGGTATAAAAGGACAGCGCTAAAATATTTCTTTCTTTAACATGTAATAATTCAGGATAAATGATATCCCGGGTTGTACGATTTCACCTGAAACGGATTGGCTAACCTGAAGAGGCTAGCCAACATTGCTTTTGTTAACACATCCCAAGACCCTTAAGGATCTTCTCTATATCTGCCTTTGAGCTCTCGACAAAAACCCCTCTCGTACCTGAGATCATAACGGTCCAGTCGCCGCCGCTGTACATCCAGTTGTGCTGGGGAACCCAGTTCATTTTGTAGAGCTCCGTGTATGCACTGGCCAGAGCATCGAACATCATGTTTACGGTCCCGCAGAACTTTGCAGTCATCACAGCCATAACTTTTGGCATCTCAGTCTTTGATTTGTACTCCACGAGCTTTCCATCCGGGCTGAAAATCCCGGCTGCCATTACCCCATCAAACTTCAGAAGTTCATCTATCGAAAGGTTGCACTCTTTTTTACTCATCTGTTTACCCCACTAAATCCAGTATCCAATTAAATCAGGTATTGTACTGGAGATTTACCCGTTAATAAAATCACGTGTATTGTTCAGTACAAAAATGGTTCCCTTGTTCCTGATTCATACATAAATAAACACAAAAAAATTGATGTA
This genomic interval carries:
- a CDS encoding DUF2173 family protein; translated protein: MSKKECNLSIDELLKFDGVMAAGIFSPDGKLVEYKSKTEMPKVMAVMTAKFCGTVNMMFDALASAYTELYKMNWVPQHNWMYSGGDWTVMISGTRGVFVESSKADIEKILKGLGMC